A genomic stretch from Balaenoptera musculus isolate JJ_BM4_2016_0621 chromosome 9, mBalMus1.pri.v3, whole genome shotgun sequence includes:
- the LOC118901177 gene encoding olfactory receptor 2A2-like — protein MEGNQSWVTEFILVGFPLSEEMEFLLFSIFSLLYTINLLANGMILGLICLDPRLHSPMYYFLSHLAIIDISFPSSNLPNLLENLMLFNLTFGSIECLILLVMSYGRYAAICRPLQYTVIMNGRSCMVLAITSWACEFSLALVQVILLLRLPFCGPQEVNHFLCDIRSLLKLACGDTGINEMFLFADGVFILVGPLSLMLVSYVSILWAILKIQSKEGHKKAFSTCSSHLCVVGFYFGIAMIVYMVPDNSQREEQLKILFLFYTLFNPLLNPLVYSLRNAQVKAAFRVLQKKRRTT, from the exons ATGGAAGGCAACCAATCATGGGTTACAGAATTCATCCTGGTGGGATTCCCCCTCAGTGAAGAGATGGAATTTCTCCTCTTTAGTATCTTCTCCCTGTTATATACCATCAACCTGCTGGCAAATGGCATGATCTTGGGACTCATTTGCCTAGACCCCAGACTGCACTCCCCCATGTACTACTTCCTTTCTCATCTGGCCATTATTGACATATCCTTTCCTTCCAGCAATTTACCCAATTTGCTGGAAAACCTA ATGCTCTTCAATTTGACTTTTGGTTCTATAGAGTGCCTGATTTTGTTGGTGATGTCCTATGGCAGGTATGCAGCGATCTGCCGTCCCCTTCAGTACACTGTCATCATGAACGGGAGATCGTGCATGGTCCTGGCCATCACTTCCTGGGCATGTGAATTTTCACTGGCCCTAGTACAAGTAATTCTCCTGTTAAGATTACCCTTTTGTGGGCCCCAGGAGGTGAACCACTTCCTCTGTGATATTCGCTCGCTCCTCAAATTAGCCTGCGGTGATACTGGGATCAATGAAATGTTCCTCTTTGCTGATGGTGTGTTTATCTTAGTTGGACCCCTTTCCCTGATGCTGGTTTCCTATGTGAGCATCCTCTGGGCCATCCTGAAGATCCAGTCAAAAGAAGGCCACAAGAAAGCCTTTTCCACCTGCTCCTCCCACCTCTGTGTGGTTGGATTCTACTTTGGCATCGCCATGATCGTTTACATGGTCCCTGACAATAGTCAACGAGAGGAGCAGCTGAAAATCCTTTTCCTGTTTTACACTCTCTTCAACCCATTGCTGAACCCCCTCGTCTACAGTCTAAGGAATGCTCAAGTGAAGGCTGCCTTCAGAGTATTGCAGAAAAAGAGGAGGACAACGTGA